In Arthrobacter sp. SLBN-83, one DNA window encodes the following:
- a CDS encoding molybdopterin oxidoreductase family protein, translating into MANSADTHCPYCALQCAMTLTSGGGLAPAGQPEPGPAAALPEPAPAPSPALGVAGRDFPTNRGGLCRKGWTSPALLNHAGRITEPLLKGSDGVHRPIGWERALDLAAAAVRDARARHGSDAVGVFGGGGLTNEKAYMLGKFARLALGTSRIDYNGRFCMSSAAAAGMRAFGVDRGLPFPVEALDTASTILMLGSNVAETMPPFVQHLKGARDAGGLIVVDPRRSATAAFTADGGGLHLQPLPGTDLSLLLGLSHVVIHENLVDSVYVQERTSGYSAIVRSVNAYWPERVQSITGVPAELIRHTARMLAAGARAGGSYILTGRGVEQHVDGTDTATAAINLSLLLGLPGSTRSGYGTLTGQGNGQGGREHGQKADQLPGYRKITDPAARAHVAAVWGVPEDLIPGPGLPAVQLLKSLGKPDGVRCLFVHASNIAVAAPDANAVMQGLRSLDFLVVCDFFLSETAAEADLILPVLQWAEEDGTLTNLEGRVLRRRRAISPPAGARSELWIMARLAERLDAPSTYSEDPETVFEELRRASAGGMADYSGINYAMLDRGEAAYWPYPAGSTGTPRLFTDRFAHPDGKAQLVPVVPRRRRTPDENPGPAAKAMTLITGRLLEHYQSGAQTRRVAELLAAQPEAKAQLHPAAAEAMGIAAGALVSVANSRGEVVCRAELSTAIRPETVFLPFHFPGAESANRLTEAATDPVSGMPEFKFNTVWVRPVAAPDSVPMLQTTEAS; encoded by the coding sequence ATGGCCAACAGCGCCGACACGCACTGCCCCTACTGCGCCCTGCAGTGCGCCATGACGCTCACGTCCGGTGGTGGCCTGGCCCCGGCTGGCCAGCCGGAGCCGGGCCCCGCGGCGGCACTTCCTGAACCGGCGCCGGCACCGTCCCCCGCCCTGGGCGTTGCCGGCCGGGACTTCCCCACCAACCGCGGCGGCCTGTGCCGCAAGGGCTGGACCTCCCCCGCGCTCCTGAACCACGCGGGCAGGATCACCGAGCCCCTGCTGAAGGGATCCGACGGCGTGCACCGCCCCATCGGTTGGGAGCGGGCCCTGGACCTCGCCGCCGCGGCCGTGAGGGACGCCCGCGCCCGCCACGGTTCGGACGCCGTCGGCGTGTTCGGCGGCGGCGGCCTCACCAATGAGAAGGCCTACATGCTGGGCAAGTTCGCCCGGCTGGCCCTGGGCACCTCCCGGATCGACTACAACGGCAGGTTCTGCATGTCCTCCGCGGCCGCCGCCGGAATGCGGGCCTTCGGCGTGGACCGCGGCCTGCCCTTCCCGGTGGAAGCGCTGGATACCGCCAGCACCATCCTGATGCTCGGTTCGAACGTTGCCGAGACCATGCCGCCGTTCGTTCAGCACCTCAAAGGAGCCCGCGATGCCGGCGGGCTGATCGTGGTGGACCCGCGCCGCTCGGCCACCGCGGCCTTCACGGCGGACGGCGGCGGCCTCCACCTCCAGCCGCTGCCAGGCACCGACCTCTCCCTGCTGCTGGGCCTCTCCCACGTGGTCATCCACGAAAACCTGGTGGACAGCGTCTACGTCCAGGAGCGCACTTCCGGCTACAGCGCGATTGTCCGCAGCGTGAACGCCTACTGGCCCGAACGCGTCCAGTCGATCACCGGCGTCCCCGCAGAGCTGATCCGGCACACGGCACGCATGCTTGCGGCCGGAGCCCGGGCAGGCGGGAGCTACATCCTCACCGGCCGCGGCGTTGAACAACACGTGGACGGCACCGACACCGCCACCGCCGCCATCAACCTCAGCCTGCTGCTGGGCCTGCCGGGCTCCACCCGCAGCGGCTACGGCACCCTCACCGGCCAGGGCAACGGGCAGGGAGGCCGCGAGCACGGCCAAAAAGCGGACCAGCTCCCCGGCTACCGCAAGATCACCGACCCCGCGGCCCGCGCCCACGTGGCCGCCGTCTGGGGCGTGCCCGAAGACCTCATCCCCGGCCCCGGCCTCCCCGCCGTGCAGCTGCTGAAGTCGCTGGGAAAGCCCGACGGCGTGCGGTGCCTTTTCGTCCACGCGTCCAACATTGCCGTGGCGGCACCCGACGCCAACGCCGTGATGCAGGGGCTGCGCAGCCTGGACTTCCTGGTGGTCTGCGACTTCTTCCTGTCCGAGACCGCCGCGGAAGCCGACCTGATCCTGCCCGTGCTGCAGTGGGCGGAAGAAGACGGCACCCTCACCAACTTGGAAGGACGCGTGCTGCGCCGCCGCCGCGCCATCTCCCCGCCCGCCGGCGCCCGCAGCGAGCTGTGGATCATGGCCCGCCTGGCCGAGCGGCTGGACGCGCCCTCCACCTACAGCGAGGACCCGGAAACGGTTTTCGAGGAGCTGCGGCGCGCCTCCGCCGGCGGCATGGCGGACTACTCCGGCATCAACTACGCCATGCTGGACCGGGGCGAGGCCGCCTACTGGCCCTACCCGGCCGGCAGCACCGGAACGCCGCGGCTGTTCACGGACCGCTTTGCCCACCCCGACGGCAAGGCGCAGCTGGTCCCGGTGGTGCCGCGCCGCCGTCGTACGCCAGATGAGAACCCCGGCCCCGCTGCCAAAGCCATGACCCTCATCACCGGCCGGCTCCTGGAGCACTACCAGTCCGGTGCCCAGACCCGGCGGGTGGCCGAACTCCTCGCCGCCCAGCCGGAAGCCAAGGCGCAGCTCCACCCCGCTGCAGCGGAGGCCATGGGCATCGCCGCGGGAGCATTGGTCTCCGTGGCGAACAGCCGCGGCGAGGTGGTGTGCCGGGCGGAGCTCAGCACTGCCATCCGCCCCGAGACGGTCTTCCTGCCGTTCCACTTCCCGGGCGCCGAGAGCGCCAACCGGCTGACCGAAGCGGCCACCGATCCCGTCTCCGGAATGCCCGAATTCAAGTTCAACACCGTGTGGGTCCGGCCGGTGGCCGCACCCGATTCCGTCCCCATGCTGCAAACAACGGAGGCCTCATGA
- a CDS encoding FAD-dependent oxidoreductase — MSEQIVIVGFGPVAARLVDELLPAVRSGRVRLTVVGAEAEAAYNRVLVADLGVGRTTADALALADAAELAAQGVDVRLGVRVKRVDRARQQVLLADGTPLPYDRLVFATGSRPVIPNLTGINPDPSTPVLPAGVTALRDLRDADVLRKAVQGGKRVVVLGGGVLGLETALAAAEEGATVTVVHNGPHPLGRSIDRGGGAVLAAGLRRCGVRVAGNARSTGVEHSGPDGGFSALLLDDGSAIDGDLLVISCGVRPRTELAEGCGLPTGTGILVDHRLRAHHEPHIFAIGDCAEVRCPDPGCARCRHAKGPSGLVGPGWRQAEWLGGYLTLLAEGAAAEAELLPALPPEQPGIVVLKARGLNMAVAGDNSADPWDEETLTAGAAAGRARLQVSQWADPEHGRYVKMTTRGGVLEGLVAVGMPRTAAELVGLFERGAELPADRSLLLRLDGPDQLAGTAAVDPAGTLCRCAGVSGAAITAAVSAGCATVADVSKATRAGTGCGGCHEDIKGLIEEHFSPAFP; from the coding sequence ATGAGCGAACAGATTGTCATCGTGGGGTTCGGCCCCGTGGCCGCCCGGCTGGTGGATGAGCTGCTGCCCGCCGTGCGTTCCGGCCGCGTCAGGCTCACCGTGGTGGGGGCGGAAGCCGAGGCTGCCTACAACCGGGTGCTGGTGGCCGATCTCGGCGTCGGCCGGACTACCGCTGACGCCCTGGCCCTTGCCGATGCCGCCGAGCTGGCCGCGCAGGGCGTGGACGTCCGCCTGGGCGTTCGGGTGAAGCGCGTGGACAGGGCGCGTCAGCAGGTCCTGCTGGCCGACGGAACTCCCCTGCCCTACGACCGGCTGGTCTTCGCCACCGGATCCCGCCCGGTGATTCCGAACCTCACCGGCATCAACCCGGATCCTTCCACCCCCGTCCTTCCCGCGGGCGTTACAGCGTTGCGGGACCTGCGCGACGCCGACGTGCTGCGGAAGGCGGTGCAGGGCGGCAAGCGGGTGGTGGTGCTGGGCGGCGGCGTGCTGGGCCTGGAAACGGCGCTGGCCGCGGCGGAGGAAGGCGCCACCGTCACGGTGGTCCACAACGGCCCGCACCCGCTGGGCCGCAGCATCGACCGCGGCGGCGGAGCGGTCCTGGCTGCCGGCCTGCGGAGGTGCGGCGTCCGCGTGGCCGGCAACGCCCGTTCCACGGGGGTTGAGCACAGCGGGCCCGACGGCGGATTCTCGGCTTTGCTGCTCGATGACGGTTCCGCGATTGACGGCGACCTCCTGGTCATCTCGTGCGGTGTGCGTCCCCGGACGGAGCTGGCCGAAGGCTGCGGGCTGCCCACCGGCACCGGCATCCTGGTGGACCACCGGTTGCGGGCCCACCACGAACCGCACATCTTTGCCATCGGCGACTGTGCCGAGGTCCGCTGCCCGGACCCGGGCTGCGCCCGGTGCCGCCATGCCAAGGGTCCGTCCGGCCTGGTGGGCCCGGGGTGGCGGCAGGCCGAGTGGCTTGGGGGCTACCTCACTTTGCTGGCCGAAGGAGCAGCCGCCGAAGCGGAGCTGCTGCCCGCCCTGCCGCCGGAGCAGCCCGGCATCGTGGTCTTGAAGGCCCGTGGCCTCAACATGGCCGTGGCCGGAGACAACTCCGCGGATCCCTGGGACGAGGAAACCCTGACGGCGGGTGCTGCCGCCGGCCGAGCGCGCCTGCAGGTCTCGCAGTGGGCCGATCCCGAGCACGGCCGCTACGTCAAAATGACCACGCGTGGGGGCGTCCTGGAAGGACTGGTGGCAGTGGGCATGCCGCGCACGGCCGCCGAACTGGTGGGGCTCTTTGAACGCGGTGCTGAACTGCCCGCGGACCGGTCGCTGCTCCTCCGCCTGGACGGCCCGGACCAGCTGGCGGGGACGGCCGCTGTTGACCCCGCAGGCACGTTGTGCCGGTGCGCCGGCGTCAGCGGGGCTGCCATCACGGCGGCCGTTTCGGCGGGCTGCGCCACCGTGGCGGACGTTTCCAAGGCCACCCGTGCGGGCACGGGGTGCGGCGGCTGCCACGAGGACATCAAGGGCCTAATCGAAGAGCACTTCTCCCCAGCCTTCCCCTAA
- a CDS encoding benzaldehyde dehydrogenase codes for MSLLDSALWDGNIYLNGWRKGGGGTGTSVEPATGAQLGNYGIASVEDVREAATVAAKAQKDWAARNPEERAAVLRRAGQLWEEHAAEVQDWIVRESGGIAPKAGLETHIAANECYDASALPSLPAGDVLTSNENRWSFARRRPVGVVSVIAPFNFPLILSIRAVAPALALGNAVLLKPDPRTAVCGGVTLMRIFEEAGLPPGLLSLLPGGADIGAAVVEAPEVRVIAFTGSTAAGRKIGETAGRLLKRAHLELGGNNALIVLPGADLAKAASAAAFGSFMHQGQICMAAGRHIVHEDIYDDYVAALSEKAAHLPVGDPKSGTVALGPVIDERQLHRVDGIVQEAVKGGARVAAGGTHDGRFYQPTVLVDLKQDSPAWKDEIFGPVAPVTSFSTVEEAVALANDSEYGLSIGILGDVGMAMTIADQLDSGKVHINEQTVSDEANSPFGGMKDSGNGSRIGGHHANMESFTEIQWLTMRPDIAPYPF; via the coding sequence ATGTCCCTCCTCGATTCCGCCCTTTGGGACGGCAACATCTACCTCAACGGCTGGCGCAAAGGCGGCGGCGGAACCGGAACCAGCGTGGAACCGGCCACCGGCGCCCAGCTGGGCAACTACGGGATCGCCTCCGTGGAAGACGTCCGGGAAGCTGCCACCGTGGCGGCGAAGGCCCAAAAGGACTGGGCCGCCCGCAACCCGGAGGAGCGCGCCGCCGTGCTGCGGCGCGCCGGCCAGCTCTGGGAGGAGCACGCCGCTGAGGTCCAGGACTGGATCGTCCGCGAATCCGGCGGCATCGCCCCCAAGGCAGGACTGGAAACGCACATCGCCGCCAACGAATGCTACGACGCTTCAGCGCTGCCCTCGCTGCCGGCCGGGGACGTGCTCACCTCCAACGAGAACCGCTGGTCCTTTGCCCGGCGCCGCCCTGTCGGCGTCGTTTCCGTGATCGCACCGTTCAACTTCCCGCTGATCCTGTCGATCCGCGCTGTGGCCCCTGCCCTGGCTTTGGGCAATGCCGTGCTGCTCAAACCCGATCCCAGGACCGCTGTCTGCGGCGGCGTCACCCTCATGCGGATCTTCGAGGAGGCCGGCCTGCCGCCCGGGCTGCTGTCACTGCTGCCCGGCGGGGCGGACATCGGTGCCGCCGTGGTGGAGGCCCCGGAAGTGCGGGTCATCGCCTTCACGGGTTCCACGGCGGCTGGCCGGAAGATCGGCGAAACAGCCGGCCGCCTGCTCAAGCGCGCCCACCTGGAGCTCGGCGGCAACAACGCGCTGATCGTGCTGCCGGGCGCTGACCTGGCCAAGGCAGCGTCGGCCGCCGCATTCGGATCGTTCATGCACCAGGGCCAGATCTGCATGGCAGCCGGCCGGCATATCGTCCACGAGGACATCTATGACGACTACGTTGCCGCGCTGTCCGAAAAGGCCGCCCACCTGCCGGTCGGTGACCCGAAGAGCGGCACTGTGGCGCTGGGACCGGTCATCGATGAGCGGCAGCTGCACCGCGTGGACGGCATCGTCCAGGAGGCGGTAAAGGGCGGCGCCCGCGTGGCAGCGGGCGGCACCCACGATGGCCGCTTCTACCAGCCCACGGTACTGGTGGACCTGAAGCAGGACAGCCCGGCCTGGAAAGACGAAATCTTTGGGCCCGTGGCCCCGGTAACCAGCTTTTCCACGGTGGAAGAAGCGGTGGCCTTGGCCAACGACAGCGAGTACGGCCTGTCCATCGGCATCCTGGGTGACGTCGGGATGGCCATGACCATTGCAGACCAGCTGGACTCCGGCAAGGTCCATATCAACGAGCAAACGGTCTCGGACGAGGCCAATTCCCCGTTCGGCGGCATGAAGGACTCGGGCAACGGCTCACGGATCGGCGGCCACCACGCCAACATGGAGTCCTTCACCGAAATCCAGTGGCTCACGATGCGCCCGGACATCGCCCCGTATCCGTTTTAG
- a CDS encoding NAD(P)H-quinone dehydrogenase, with product MTTHPDFSSPRIAILGGGPGGYEAAMVAASLGATVTIVERAGLGGSAVLTDVVPSKTLIATADLMTRVAEAGELGVKFDVDGGDFVPVMRADLKHINDRLLTLARTQSQDIRDGLEKQGVRIIAGSGRLLDSHTIEVLTVDGTETIEADTVLLAVGAHPRELETARPDGERILNWTQIYNLDELPEELIVVGSGVTGAEFASAYNGLGSKVTLVSSRDRVLPGSDVDAAVVLEEVFERRGVRVLSRSRAQTVERTDDGVVVTLSDGTKVTGSHCLLCLGSIPNTAGIGLEEAGVAVSDSGHIKVDGVSRTTAPNIYAAGDCTGVLPLASVAAMQGRIAVAHFMGDGVTPLKLHQVASNIFTSPEIANVGVSEAEIESGKYQADIIKLSLRSNARAKMRNAKDGFVKIFARKGSGTVIGGVVVGPNASELIFPISIAVKQKLHVDDVASTFTVYPSLTGSISEAARRLHVHM from the coding sequence GTGACTACGCATCCAGATTTCAGTTCCCCCCGGATCGCAATCCTGGGAGGTGGTCCCGGCGGATACGAAGCCGCCATGGTGGCCGCCTCGCTCGGAGCGACGGTCACCATCGTCGAACGCGCGGGCCTGGGCGGCTCAGCGGTACTGACGGACGTGGTTCCTTCCAAGACCCTCATTGCCACGGCGGACCTGATGACGCGCGTCGCGGAGGCCGGCGAGCTGGGTGTGAAGTTCGACGTCGACGGCGGCGACTTCGTCCCCGTGATGCGCGCCGACCTCAAGCACATCAACGACCGCCTCCTCACCCTGGCCCGCACGCAGTCCCAGGACATCCGCGACGGCCTCGAAAAGCAGGGCGTCCGCATCATCGCCGGTTCCGGCCGCCTTCTGGACAGCCACACCATCGAGGTCCTCACCGTGGACGGTACCGAGACGATCGAAGCGGACACCGTCCTGTTGGCCGTAGGTGCGCACCCCCGCGAACTGGAAACGGCCCGCCCGGACGGGGAACGGATCCTGAACTGGACCCAGATCTACAACCTGGACGAACTGCCCGAGGAACTTATCGTGGTGGGCTCCGGCGTGACCGGTGCCGAATTTGCCTCCGCCTACAACGGCCTGGGCTCCAAGGTCACCCTTGTCTCCAGCCGTGACCGCGTGCTGCCGGGCTCCGACGTGGACGCCGCGGTGGTCCTGGAAGAAGTCTTCGAACGCCGCGGCGTCCGGGTCCTGTCCCGCTCCCGCGCTCAGACCGTCGAACGCACGGACGACGGCGTGGTGGTCACGCTCTCGGACGGCACCAAGGTGACCGGCAGCCACTGCCTGCTCTGCCTGGGTTCTATTCCGAACACCGCAGGCATCGGCCTGGAGGAGGCCGGCGTGGCAGTCAGCGACAGCGGCCACATCAAGGTGGACGGCGTGTCCCGCACCACGGCCCCCAACATCTACGCCGCGGGCGACTGCACCGGAGTCCTGCCGCTTGCCTCGGTGGCTGCCATGCAGGGCCGCATCGCTGTGGCGCACTTCATGGGCGACGGCGTTACCCCGCTCAAGCTCCACCAGGTGGCATCCAACATCTTCACCTCGCCGGAGATTGCGAACGTCGGCGTGTCCGAGGCAGAGATCGAGTCCGGCAAGTACCAGGCCGACATCATCAAGCTCTCCCTGCGCAGCAACGCCCGCGCCAAAATGCGCAACGCCAAGGACGGGTTCGTGAAGATTTTTGCGCGGAAGGGCTCCGGCACCGTGATCGGCGGTGTGGTGGTGGGACCCAACGCGTCCGAACTGATCTTCCCAATTTCCATCGCGGTCAAGCAGAAACTGCACGTGGACGACGTCGCCAGCACCTTCACGGTTTACCCGTCACTGACCGGATCCATTTCCGAGGCAGCCCGCCGCCTGCACGTCCACATGTAA
- a CDS encoding purine-nucleoside phosphorylase → MSTTDFLNTDPFAAARAAADYIAEETGVDRHDTALVLGSGWGEAADLIGETTATLSAEEVPGFHSPAVEGHVGTIRSVLTKGGKRALVLGARTHYYEGKGVRAVVHGVRTAAAAGCSTLVLTNGCGGLNEAWAPGTPVLIRDHINLTAASPLEGATFVDLTDLYSPRIRGLAREVDPTLDEGVYAQFPGPHYETPAEVQYAKRIGADLIGMSTALEAIAGRHAGMEVFGISLVTNLAAGISPQPLSHQEVLESGEAAGPRISRLLADIIARL, encoded by the coding sequence GTGAGTACAACAGACTTCCTGAACACGGACCCGTTCGCCGCCGCCCGCGCCGCCGCTGACTACATCGCCGAGGAGACAGGCGTGGACCGTCACGACACCGCACTGGTCCTCGGCTCCGGGTGGGGCGAGGCCGCCGACCTGATCGGCGAGACCACCGCCACCCTGTCCGCCGAGGAAGTCCCCGGCTTCCACTCCCCCGCCGTCGAGGGCCACGTGGGCACCATCCGGTCCGTGCTGACCAAGGGCGGCAAGCGCGCCCTGGTCCTGGGTGCCCGCACCCACTACTACGAAGGCAAGGGCGTCCGCGCCGTGGTGCATGGCGTCCGGACCGCGGCAGCCGCAGGGTGCAGCACCCTTGTCCTCACCAACGGCTGCGGCGGGCTCAACGAGGCGTGGGCCCCCGGCACTCCGGTCCTGATCCGGGACCACATCAACCTCACCGCGGCCTCACCGCTGGAAGGGGCCACGTTCGTGGACCTGACGGACCTCTACTCACCCAGGATCCGCGGACTCGCCCGCGAAGTGGATCCCACCCTGGACGAAGGCGTCTACGCGCAGTTCCCCGGCCCGCACTACGAGACGCCGGCGGAAGTGCAGTACGCCAAGCGGATCGGGGCCGACCTGATCGGCATGTCCACGGCGCTGGAGGCCATCGCCGGCCGGCACGCCGGAATGGAGGTGTTCGGCATTTCGCTGGTCACCAACCTCGCCGCGGGCATCAGCCCCCAGCCGCTGAGCCACCAGGAAGTCCTTGAATCCGGCGAGGCTGCGGGCCCCCGCATCTCCAGGCTGCTGGCCGACATCATCGCGCGGCTCTAG
- a CDS encoding phospho-sugar mutase: protein MTTADAELRLPAEAREWAAQDPDPTTRASLLELVRLADDGDPAARQELEDSFRGTLQFGTAGLRAALGPGPNRMNRVVVRRAAAGLAAFLVDAVAKAAAGTRPRAVVGYDARHNSDVFAEETAAIFTAAGIETFLLPAALPTPLLAYAVRALGCDGGVMVTASHNPPQDNGYKVYLGRHAVAADGDGAQIVAPYDAEIAARISAVGPLDSIALAEDGWTVLDGSLVAGYERTTAALAMADRFPARDLKIVLTPLHGVGGGTALDVLKAAGFTDVTVVAEQADPDPDFPTVSFPNPEEPGALDLALEAAARLDADLVIANDPDADRAAVAAKDPDTGAWRMLRGDEVGSLLGAHMVARLADGGAAGDEADGRGVFANSIVSSRLLARIANAAGFAHQETLTGFKWISRVPGLVYGYEEALGYCVAPDLVKDKDGISAAVLIAELAATAKAAGKTVFDTLDELYLQHGLHASDQLSIRVADLGLLDAMMNRLRVSPPESFGQSAVEVFTDLAEGSAQLPPTEGLLYITRNLTRVIIRPSGTEPKLKCYLEVIHQVESAAELPAARQAARASLDEVLHDVSEALGL from the coding sequence ATGACCACTGCCGATGCCGAACTCCGCCTGCCCGCCGAGGCCCGCGAATGGGCTGCCCAGGACCCGGATCCCACAACCAGGGCGTCCCTCCTGGAGCTTGTCCGCCTTGCCGACGACGGCGATCCGGCGGCCCGGCAGGAACTGGAAGACAGCTTCCGCGGCACGTTGCAGTTCGGCACCGCCGGCCTGCGCGCCGCCCTGGGCCCCGGGCCCAACCGGATGAACCGGGTGGTGGTGCGACGCGCCGCCGCGGGACTCGCCGCGTTCCTTGTGGACGCCGTGGCGAAGGCGGCGGCCGGCACCCGGCCGCGGGCCGTCGTCGGCTATGACGCCCGGCATAACTCCGACGTCTTTGCGGAGGAGACGGCGGCGATCTTCACCGCGGCCGGCATCGAGACATTCCTGCTGCCGGCTGCCCTCCCCACTCCCCTGCTGGCCTACGCGGTCCGCGCCCTGGGCTGCGACGGCGGCGTCATGGTGACCGCCAGCCACAACCCGCCGCAGGACAACGGGTACAAGGTGTACCTGGGCCGGCATGCCGTGGCGGCGGACGGCGACGGTGCCCAGATCGTGGCCCCCTACGACGCCGAAATCGCCGCACGCATCAGCGCGGTGGGACCGCTGGATTCAATAGCACTGGCTGAGGACGGCTGGACCGTCCTGGACGGCTCGCTCGTGGCCGGGTATGAACGGACGACGGCGGCACTCGCCATGGCGGACCGCTTCCCGGCCCGGGACCTGAAGATCGTCCTGACCCCGCTTCACGGTGTAGGCGGCGGCACTGCGCTGGACGTCCTGAAGGCGGCAGGTTTCACGGATGTCACCGTGGTGGCCGAGCAGGCGGATCCGGACCCCGATTTTCCCACCGTCAGTTTTCCCAACCCGGAGGAACCGGGCGCGCTGGACCTTGCCCTGGAGGCGGCCGCGCGGCTGGATGCAGACCTGGTCATCGCCAACGACCCCGACGCCGACAGGGCTGCAGTAGCGGCGAAAGACCCTGACACGGGCGCCTGGCGGATGCTCCGCGGCGACGAAGTGGGGTCGCTGCTTGGCGCCCATATGGTGGCCCGGCTCGCGGACGGCGGCGCCGCCGGCGACGAGGCGGACGGTCGCGGCGTCTTTGCGAATTCGATTGTTTCCTCCCGGCTGCTGGCGCGCATCGCCAATGCTGCCGGCTTCGCGCACCAGGAAACGCTGACCGGATTCAAATGGATCTCCCGCGTTCCCGGCCTGGTCTATGGGTATGAAGAGGCACTGGGGTACTGCGTGGCGCCGGATCTGGTGAAGGACAAGGACGGCATCTCCGCCGCGGTCCTGATCGCTGAACTCGCCGCCACCGCCAAAGCCGCAGGCAAGACCGTCTTCGACACCCTGGACGAGCTGTACCTCCAGCACGGCCTGCATGCCAGCGACCAGCTCAGCATCAGGGTTGCGGACCTGGGACTGCTGGACGCCATGATGAACCGCCTGCGCGTATCGCCGCCGGAATCGTTCGGGCAGTCGGCGGTGGAGGTCTTCACCGACCTTGCCGAGGGCAGCGCCCAGCTGCCGCCCACCGAGGGCCTGCTCTACATCACCCGGAACCTGACCCGCGTGATCATCCGGCCCAGCGGCACGGAGCCCAAGCTCAAGTGCTACCTGGAGGTCATCCACCAGGTGGAATCCGCCGCGGAGCTGCCGGCCGCACGCCAGGCGGCACGTGCATCCCTGGACGAGGTCCTGCACGATGTCAGCGAAGCGCTGGGGCTGTAG
- the nirD gene encoding nitrite reductase small subunit NirD: MTATLELGTLAAESDLAGCEAGWHRVCAVDDLEPAWGEAALVAGRQVALFRTGPDEVFAVAHQDPATGAHVMARGILGSKGTRPTIASPLHKEVYDLETGECFSTPGLQLAAYSTRVTGGFVEVQV, from the coding sequence ATGACGGCAACACTGGAACTTGGGACGCTCGCCGCCGAATCAGACCTCGCCGGATGTGAGGCCGGCTGGCACCGTGTCTGCGCGGTTGACGACCTGGAACCGGCGTGGGGGGAGGCTGCCCTGGTTGCCGGCCGCCAGGTGGCGCTCTTCCGTACCGGGCCGGACGAAGTCTTTGCAGTGGCGCACCAGGATCCGGCCACCGGGGCCCACGTGATGGCCCGTGGCATCCTGGGCTCCAAAGGCACCCGGCCCACCATTGCCTCGCCGCTGCATAAAGAGGTCTACGACCTTGAAACCGGCGAGTGCTTCAGCACCCCCGGCCTGCAGCTGGCAGCGTACAGCACCCGGGTCACCGGCGGCTTCGTCGAGGTGCAGGTATAA